Sequence from the Deltaproteobacteria bacterium genome:
CCCGCCCCGCCGTGAAGGTCATCTTCCACGCCGACGACTTCGGGCTCACGCGGGCCGTGAACGCCGGGATCGTCGAGGCCCACGCGCGAGGGCTCCTGCGCAGCACCTCGCTCATGCCGAGTGCCGAGGCGGCGGAGGACGCCGCCGCGCTCGCCCGCTCGGTCCCCGACCTCGACGTCGGCCTGCACGTGACGCTCGTCGAGGAGCGGCCACTGCTCCCGGCCGAGCGCGTGCCGAGCCTGGTCGCGGACGGGCGTTTCTGGGCGAGCCACGCGACGGTCTTCGCCCGCTACGCCACCGGCCGCTGGAGCGTCGCCGAGGCGGCGGCGGAGGCCGCCGCACAGTGGGAGCGCCTGGCCGTGCTCGGCATCCGTCCCTCGCACTGCGACGGCCATCAGCACCTCCACCTGCTGCCGCGGCTCTTCCCTCGCATCGTGGAGCTCGCGCGACGACACGGCGTCCGCTTCGTCCGGACGTGGCTCGCCGGGCCCACCGCCGGTGCGGGCTCCGTCGTCCGCCGCGCGACGCGCGTCGCCGTGAACGGCGTCGCCGCGCTCGCCTGGCGGCGCGTCCCGCCCGCGGACCGGGACGCGATACGCCCCTTCGTGACCATCGGCTTCCTCGAGGCGGGCGGGAGGCTCACGCCCGCCCGCCTGCTCGCCGGGCTCGACCACCTCCGCGCCCGCGGCGTGGAGCTCGTGGAGGTCATGCTGCATCCCGGTCACCGCGACGCCGAGACCGAGCGGAAGTACGGCCACTGGGGCTACCGCTGGGACAGCGACCGGGAGCTGCTCCTCGACCCGACCCTCCCCGAAGCGCTCGCGCGGCGCGGCATCGAGCCGACCTCCTTCCGCGCGCTCGCCCCCCATGCCGGCGCGCCCTGAGGGCCAGCCGAGCGCCCGGACGACGCGGCGGCTGTGGGTGACGCGCGACTTCACTCCTTCCGACGCCGCCGGCATCCTGGCCCTGCGTGAGGCCACGTTCGGCGCTGTGGACAAGGCGCGCCTCCTCCCGGAGGTGTGGCGCTGGCAGTTCCTCGACAACCCCGCTGGCCGGGGGTGGGTGCGCGTCGCCGAGCACGACGGGCGGATCGTGGGCCAGTACGCGGCGATCCCCACCCGCTTCCGCGCCGACGGCGCCGAGCGCGTGCTCGCCATGTCGTGCGACACCATGACCCATCCCGACTACCAGCGGCAGGGGATGTTCGTCGCTCTCGCGCAGGAGCTCTACGATGCGCTCGAGCAGCTCGGCGTGCCCGTCGTGTGGGGCTTCCCGAACGCGGCCTCCCGGCCCGGCTTCGTGGGGAAGCTGCGCTGGTTCGACGTGCACGAGTTCCCGACCTGGGTGAAGCCGATCCGGAGCCGGTACGTGCTCGAGCGGTACGTCCGCTCGG
This genomic interval carries:
- a CDS encoding ChbG/HpnK family deacetylase yields the protein MTSGVSISESDRPARAWPISCRHPLQASAFSRRRDGLDSRPAVKVIFHADDFGLTRAVNAGIVEAHARGLLRSTSLMPSAEAAEDAAALARSVPDLDVGLHVTLVEERPLLPAERVPSLVADGRFWASHATVFARYATGRWSVAEAAAEAAAQWERLAVLGIRPSHCDGHQHLHLLPRLFPRIVELARRHGVRFVRTWLAGPTAGAGSVVRRATRVAVNGVAALAWRRVPPADRDAIRPFVTIGFLEAGGRLTPARLLAGLDHLRARGVELVEVMLHPGHRDAETERKYGHWGYRWDSDRELLLDPTLPEALARRGIEPTSFRALAPHAGAP